A window from Heliangelus exortis chromosome 17, bHelExo1.hap1, whole genome shotgun sequence encodes these proteins:
- the FLII gene encoding protein flightless-1 homolog: protein MQGACPGAEGACPGVAVPPGPSAMAATGVLPFVRGVDLSGNDFKGGYFPEHVKAMSSLRWLKLNRTGLCYLPEELAALQKLEHLSVSHNSLTTLHGELSGLPCLRAIVARANSLKNSGVPDDIFQLEDLSVLDLSYNQLTECPRELENAKNMLVLNLGNNSIENIPNQLFINLTDLLYLDLSNNKLESLPPQMRRLVHLQTLILNHNPLLHAQLRQLPAMLALQTLHLRNTQRTQSNLPTSLEGLVNLADVDLSCNDLSRVPECLYTLGSLRRLNLSSNQIMELSLCIDQWTQLETLNLSRNQLTSLPSAICKLTKLKKLYLNSNKIDFDGIPSGIGKLINLEEFMAANNNLELIPESLCRCSKLRKLVLNKNRLVTLPEAIHFLTDMEILDVRENPSLVMPPKPVDRTSEWYNIDFSLQNQLRLAGASPATVAAAGAGGGTKDPLARKMRLRRRKDSAQDDQAKQVLKGMSDVAQEKNKKIEESSEAKAPDLKTRRWDQGLEKPQLDYSEFFSEDVGQLPGLCVWQIENFVPTLVDEAFHGKFYEADCYIVLKTFLDENGSLNWEIYYWIGQEATLDKKACSAIHAVNLRNYLGAECRSIREEMGDESDEFLQVFDNDISYIEGGTASGFFTVEDTQYVTRLYRVYGKKNIKLEPVALKGTSLDPRFVFLLDHGLNLFVWRGSQATLSGTTKARLFAEKINKNERKGKAEITLLTQGQETPDFWEVLGGQPEEIRPCVPDDFQPHKPKLYKVGLGLGYLELPQINYKLSVEHKKRLKADLMPEMRLLQSLLDTKSVYILDCWSDVFIWIGRKSPRLVRAAALKLSQELCSMLHRPKHAMVTRNLEGTECQVFKSKFKNWDDVLRVDYTRNAEAVLQEGGLAGKVRKDAEKKDQMKADLTALFLPRQPPMPLSEAEQLMEEWNEDLDGMEGFVLEGKKFARLPEEEFGHFHTHDCYVFLCRYWVPVEYEEEEEEKKKKGEGKGEEGEEEEEEKQPEEDFQCIVYFWQGREASNMGWLTFTFSLQKKFESLFPGKLEVVRMTQQQENPKFLSHFKRRFVIHRGKRKDRASPPQPSLYHIRTNGGALCTRCIQINTDAGLLNSEFCFILKVPFESTDNQGIVYTWVGRAADPDEAKLAEDIMNQMFDDSYSKQVINEGEEPENFFWVGIGSQKPYDEDAEYMKHSRLFRCSNEKGYFSVSEKCSDFCQDDLADDDIMLLDNGREVYMWVGTQTSQVEIKLSLKACQVYIQHMRSKDPTRPRKLRLVRKGNEPWPFTRCFHAWSVFRKPPA, encoded by the exons ATGCAGGGGGCGTGTCCCGGTGCGGAGGGGGCGTGTCCGGGCGTGGCGGTGCCGCCGGGTCCCTCCGCCATGGCGGCCACCGGGGTTCTGCCCTTCGTCCGCGGCGTCGATCTCAGCGGCAATGACTTCAAG GGTGGTTACTTCCCGGAGCATGTGAAGGCGATGAGCAGCCTGCGCTGGCTGAAGCTGAACCGCACGGGGCTCTGCTACCTGCCCGAGGAGCTCGCTGCCCTCCAGAAGCTG GAACACCTCTCTGTGAGTCACAACAGCCTCACCACACTCCATGGTGAGCTCTCAGGCCTGCCCTGCCTCAGG GCGATTGTGGCTCGTGCAAACAGCCTGAAGAACTCAGGAGTCCCTGATGACATCTTCCAACTGGAGGATCTCTCCGTGCTG GACCTGAGCTACAACCAGCTCACTGAGTGTCCCCGGGAACTGGAGAATGCCAAGAACATGCTGGTGCTCAACCTTGGCAACAACAG CATTGAGAACATCCCCAACCAGCTCTTCATCAACCTGACGGACCTGCTCTACCTCGACCTGAGCAACAACAAGCTGGAGAGCCTCCCACCCCAGATGAGACGCCTCGTCCACCTCCAGACCCTCATCCTCAACCACAACCCCCTCCTGCACGCCCAGCTCCG gcagctcccagcGATGTTGGCCCTGCAGACCCTCCACCTCAGGAACACCCAACGCACGCAGAGCAACCTCCCCACCAGCCTCGAGGGCTTGGTGAACCTGGCAG ACGTGGACCTGTCCTGCAATGACCTCAGTCGTGTCCCCGAGTGCCTCTacaccctgggcagcctgcgGCGCCTCAACCTCAGCAGCAACCAGATCATGGAGCTGTCTCTCTGCATTGACCAGTGGACCCAGCTGGAGACCCTCAACCTGTCCCGCAACCAGCTCACCTCCTTGCCT tcGGCCATCTGCAAGCTGACCAAGCTGAAGAAGTTGTACCTGAACTCCAACAAGATTGACTTTGATGGGATCCCTTCAGGCATCGGCAAGCTCATCAACCTTGAGGAGTTCATGGCAGCCAACAACAACCTGGAACTCATCCCTGAGAGCCTGTGCAG GTGCTCCAAGCTGAGGAAGCTGGTGCTGAACAAGAACCGCCTGGTGACACTGCCAGAGGCCATCCACTTCCTGACAGACATGGAG ATCCTGGATGTACGGGAGAACCCCAGCCTGGTGATGCCCCCGAAGCCGGTGGATCGGACCTCGGAGTGGTACAACATTGACTTCTCCCTCCAGAACCAGCTCCGCCTGGCTGGAGCCTCCCCGGCCACcgtggcagctgctggggcag gggGTGGCACCAAGGACCCGCTGGCCCGCAAGATGCGGCTCCGGCGGCGCAAGGATTCTGCCCAGGATGACCAGGCCAAGCAGGTGCTGAAGGGGATGTCAGACGTGGCTCAGGAGAAGAACAAGAAGATAGAG GAGAGCAGTGAGGCAAAGGCACCGGACCTGAAGACCCGGCGCTGGGACCAGGGCCTGGAGAAGCCTCAGCTGGACTACTCAGAGTTCTTCAGTGAGGATGTGGGGCAGCTTCCTGGCCTCTGTGTCTGGCAGATTGAGAACTTCGTGCCCACGCTGGTGGATGAGGCTTTCCATGGCAAGTTCTATGAGGCCGACTGCTACATCGTGCTCAAG ACCTTCCTGGATGAGAATGGCTCCCTCAACTGGGAAATCTACTACTGGATCGGGCAGGAGGCCACGCTGGACAAGAAAGCCTGCTCTGCCATCCACGCTGTCAACCTCCGCAACTACCTGGGGGCCGAGTGCCGCAGCATCCGGGAGGAGATGGGGGACGAGAGTGATGAGTTCCTCCAG GTCTTTGACAATGACATCTCCTACATCGAGGGTGGCACAGCCAGCGGCTTCTTCACCGTTGAGGACACACAATATGTCACCAG GCTGTACCGTGTCTATGGGAAGAAGAACATCAAGTTGGAGCCAGTAGCACTGAAAGGAACATCTCTGGACCCTCG CTTTGTCTTCCTCCTTGATCATGGCCTCAACCTCTTCGTGTGGCGGGGGAGCCAGGCCACGCTGAGTGGCACCACCAAGGCCAG GCTCTTCGCCGAGAAGATCAACAAGAACGAGCGGAAGGGCAAGGCCGAGATCACGCTGCTCACCCAGGGCCAGGAGACCCCCGATttctgggaggtgctgggggggcagcCTGAGGAGATCCGCCCCTGCGTTCCTGATGACTTCCAGCCCCACAAGCCCAAGCTGTACAAG gTTGGCCTGGGCCTGGGCTACCTGGAGCTGCCCCAGATCAACTACAAGCTCTCAGTGGAGCacaagaagaggctgaaggCTGATCTGATGCCAGAGATGCGCCTG CTGCAGAGCCTGCTGGACACCAAGAGCGTGTACATCCTGGACTGCTGGTCTGATGTCTTCATCTGGATTGGGAGGAAGTCACCGCGGCTGGTGCGGGCAGCGGCGCTGAAGCTGAGCCAGGAGCTGTGCAGCATGCTGCACCGGCCCAAGCACGCCATGGTCACCAGGAACCTGGAGGGCACTGAGTGCCAG GTCTTCAAGTCCAAGTTCAAAAACTGGGACGATGTCCTGCGTGTGGATTACACCCGCAACGCCGAGGCGGTGCTGCAGGAGGGCGGCCTGGCCGGCAAGGTCCGCAAGGACGCCGAGAAGAAGGACCAGATGAAGGCTGACCTGACAGCACTCTTCCTGCCCCGACAGCCCCCCATGCCCCTCAGCGAG gcagagcagctgatgGAGGAGTGGAATGAGGACCTGGATGGCATGGAGGGCTTCGTGCTGGAGGGCAAGAAGTTTGCTCGCCTGCCTGAGGAGGAGTTTGGCCACTTCCACACCCACGACTGCTACGTCTTCCTCTGCAG GTACTGGGTGCCAGTGGAGtatgaggaggaggaggaggagaagaagaagaagggggaaggcaaaggagaggagggagaggaagaggaggaggagaagcagcctgAGGAAGATTTCCAGTGCATTGTCTACTTCTGGCAGGGCCGGGAGGCCTCCAACATGGGCTGGCTCACCTTCACTTTCAGCCTCCAGAAGAAATTTGAGAGTCTCTTTCCTGGCaagctggag GTCGTGCGCAtgacccagcagcaggagaaccCCAAGTTCCTCTCACATTTCAAGAGGAGGTTTGTCATCCATCGGGGCAAGCGGAAGGACAGGGCCAgcccaccccagcccagcctctACCACATCCGTACCAACGGGGGAGCCCTCTGCACCAG GTGCATCCAGATCAACACAGACGCTGGGCTGCTCAACTCCGAGTTCTGCTTCATTCTCAAG GTGCCCTTTGAGAGCACGGACAATCAGGGAATCGTCTACACCTGGGTGGGCCGGGCAGCTGACCCCGACGAGGCCAAGCTGGCTGAGGACATCATGAACCAGATGTTTGATGACTCCTACAGCAAGCAG GTGATCAACGAGGGAGAAGAGCCTGAAAACTTCTTCTGGGTGGGCATCGGGAGCCAGAAGCCCTATGATGAAGATGCTGAATACATGAAGCACTCCCGACTTTTCAG GTGCTCCAACGAGAAGGGCTATTTCTCTGTGTCAGAGAAGTGCTCCGATTTCTGCCAGGATGACCTGGCTGATGATGACATCATGCTGCTGGACAACGGGCGGGAG GTCTACATGTGGGTGGGCACCCAGACCA
- the MIEF2 gene encoding mitochondrial dynamics protein MID49: MEFTRRRGRRQEDSGLGSVLDLLLANARLVLGVTGAAVLAIATLAVKRLIDRATSPRDEGDPKAEQKTLEESWQDLALIKATPKPPKKQRREDLSKPLLSPAQPPVAEPKGCPVPLETPRVESIPPRCLTLQEKLLSHYSTHLSVPEAQVSLALQLTRSICVQLQKFLRNKCPELPFGSLFLSGPLLDGLGALTADHIHLMLPVVLDSVLWSLIPGEDTVVRNPQYWMIKRTDLQYFPRGCSPWDRFIVGQYLSSNALGETLHKMLVASINWPAIGSLLGCVIHPLVASQELKLEVKHDQVELNVTLFPVVEMENKVLLAVPPEGLVENLWLESFYRAEVSKVKELDAGDHGARQRCLRILNGVCKSHPALHKLSGSPLTHVVLHLSATTSDWAEESLAERFQQVLEELVGYLEKGVLPSYFNHKVNLFCQLLEEEVDEMGFLLYRAISEPELLLKEK, translated from the exons ATGGAGTTCACCCGCCGGCGGGGCAGGCGGCAGGAGGACAGCGGGCTGGGCAGTGTCCTCGACCTGCTCTTGGCCAAcgccaggctggtgctgggggtcACCGGGGCTGCCGTGCTCGCCATCGCCACATTGGCCGTCAAGAGG ctgaTCGACCGAGCCACCAGCCCTCGAGATGAAGGCGACCCCAAAGCTGAGCAGAAGACCCTGGAGGAGAGCTGGCAGGACCTGGCCTTGATCAAAGCAACACCAAAACCCCccaagaagcagagaagggaagaCCTCAGCAAAcctctgctctctccagctCAGCCACCAGTGGCAG AGCCCAAAGGCTGTCCTGTTCCTCTGGAAACTCCTCGGGTTGAATCCATCCCTCCCCGCTGCCTCACGCTGCAGGAGAAGCTCCTCTCCCACTACAGCACCCACCTGTCTGTGCCTGAGGCCCAAGTGTCCCTCGCCCTGCAGCTGACCAGGAGCATCTGTGTCCAACTGCAGAAATTCCTGCGGAACAAATGCCCGGAGCTGCCCTTTGGCAGCCTCTTCCTCAGTGGTCCCCTGCTCGATGGCCTCGGGGCTCTCACAGCTGACCACATCCACCTCATGCTGCCGGTGGTCCTTGATTCCGTGCTCTGGAGCCTCATCCCAGGAGAAGACACGGTGGTGAGGAACCCCCAGTACTGGATGATCAAGAGGACTGATCTGCAGTATTTCCCTCGTGGGTGCAGCCCCTGGGATAGGTTCATCGTGGGCCAGTACCTCTCGTCCAATGCACTGGGTGAGACCCTCCACAAGATGCTGGTGGCCTCCATCAACTGGCCTGCCATCGGCAGCCTGCTGGGCTGTGTCATCCACCCTCTGGTGGCCTCTCAGGAGCTGAAGCTGGAAGTCAAACACGACCAGGTCGAGCTGAACGTCACACTGTTCCCAGTGGTAGAAATGGAGAACAAGGTTCTTCTGGCTGTTCCTCCTGAAGGGTTGGTGGAAAACCTCTGGCTCGAGAGTTTTTACAGGGCAGAGGTGTCGAAGGTGAAGGAGCTGGATGCTGGTGACCACGGGGCACGGCAGCGCTGCCTCCGCATCCTGAACGGTGTCTGCAAGAGCCATCCTGCCCTGCACAAACTGAGTGGCAGCCCCTTGACACATGTTGTCCTTCACCTCAGTGCCACCACTTCAGACTGGGCAGAAGAAAGCCTTGCTGAGAGGTTCCagcaggtgctggaggagctggtgggtTACCTGGAGAAAGGGGTCCTGCCTTCCTACTTCAACCACAAAGTCAACCTTTTCTGCCAGCTGTTGGAAGAGGAAGTTGATGAGATGGGCTTCCTGCTGTACAGGGCCATATCTGAGCCAGAACTCCTGCTGAAAGAGAAATGA
- the TOP3A gene encoding DNA topoisomerase 3-alpha has product MNFQARVVALCGARMLPQPWRLFSRAAEDTALQRIRKVLCVAEKNDAARGIADLLSNSRMRRREGFSKFNKIYEYNYHIFGQEVTMVMTSVSGHLLAHDFKMPFRKWHSCNPLALFDAEIEKYCPENYMDIKRTLEREVQQCQALVIWTDCDREGENIGFEIIHVCKAVKPNLQVFRARFSEITLHAVRTACENLTQPDQKTSDAVDVRQELDLRIGAAFTRFQTLRLRKIFPDILADQLISYGSCQFPTLGFVVERFKAIQAFVPETFYKIKVTHDHEDGSVAFNWKRNRLFNHTACLVLYQMCMEDPVATVVEVGSKPKSKWRPLPLDTVELEKLASRKLKINAKETMRIAEKLYTQGFISYPRTETNIFPKELNLSALVQQQTQDPNWGAFAQRILDQGGPTPRNGTKSDQAHPPIHPTKYTSSLQGNEQRLYEFIVRHFLACCSQDAKGQETTVEIDIANERFVAQGLMILARNYLEVYPYEKWSDKVIPLYQKGSRFQPTTVEMVDGETSPPLLLTEADLIALMEKHGIGTDATHAEHIETIKTRMYVGLTADQRFLPGHLGMGLVEGYDSMGYEMSKPDLRAELEADLKLICEGKKDKSVVLQQQVQKYKQVFIEAVARANKLDQALAQYFGEATEIGDQEEVYPAMPLAVRKCPQCNNDMVLKTRKNGGFYLSCMGYPACKTAVWFPDFVLDVARDESICAVCQPHPVHRLKFKFKRGSVPPVMPLEFVGCIGGCDEMLKELLDLKSLTRPSQPSPSASQPAHHLQVSNSFNRASGANRRGTGTTNLVPGHLSSTRTPRPAPAAAPDNGNNAVVCNCGNEALLLTVRKEGPNQGRQFYKCSSSTCNFFLWADQQPEDRRNVAPQGSALPQPFGGRGLTGFQRPGGGGGRGGGRGPEHFRSNSSDSGGDTVCNCDQPAVTRTVQKEGPNKGRQFHTCSKPREQQCGFFQWADENLEPGPSGDVSVDPPGRAGYSRELGSKAKRATSFSSGTTAKKPRTCSICHQPGHTRKNCPQNH; this is encoded by the exons ATGAACTTTCAAGCGAGGGTTGTTGCTCTCTGTGGGGCCAGgatgctgccccagccctggcgCCTTTTCTCCCGGGCTGCAGAGGACACAGCGCTGCAGAGGATCCGGAAGGTCCTGTGCGTGGCTGAGAAGAACGATGCTGCCCGAGGGATTGCGGATCTGCTCTCCAACAGCAGGATGCGACGG cgAGAAGGGTTTTCCAAGTTCAACAAGATCTATGAATACAACTACCATATATTTGGCCAG GAAGTTACTATGGTGATGACATCCGTGTCAGGACACTTGCTGGCTCATGATTTTAAGATGCCATTTCGGAAATG GCACAGCTGCAACCCTCTAGCTCTTTTTGATGCTGAAATTGAGAAGTATTGCCCTGAAAATTACATGGATATCAAG AGAACCCTTGAACGAGAAGTCCAGCAGTGCCAAGCTCTGGTGATCTGGACCGACTGCGATCGAGAAGGAGAGAACATTGGCTTTGAGATCATTCATGTTTGCAAAGCTG TAAAGCCAAACCTCCAGGTTTTCAGAGCCCGTTTCTCAGAGATCACTCTTCATGCTGTCAGAACAGCCTGTGAGAACCTCACCCAACCAGACCAAAAAACAAGTGATGCTGTTGATGTCAGGCAGGAGCTGGACCTCAGGATAG gtGCTGCCTTCACAAGATTCCAGACACTGAGGCTCCGGAAGATCTTCCCTGATATTTTAGCAGATCAGCTGATCAGCTATGGCAGCTGCCAGTTCCCCACACTGGGCTTTGTAGTTGAACGCTTTAAAGCCATCCAGGCCTTTGTTCCTGAAACCTTCTATAAAATCAAAG TGACACACGATCACGAAGATGGCAGCGTGGCCTTCAACTGGAAGAGGAACCGGCTCTTTAATCACACAGCATGCTTGGTCCTTTACCAGATGTGTATGGAG GATCCAGTAGCGACTGTTGTTGAAGTTGGGAGCAAGCCAAAGAGCAAATGGAGGCCCCTACCCCTGGACACTGTG GAACTTGAGAAGTTGGCTTCCcgcaaactgaaaataaatgcaaaggaAACCATGAGAATAGCAGAAAAACTCTATACTCAAGG GTTCATTAGCTACCCCCGAACAGAGACCAACATTTTCCCCAAGGAGCTGAACCTCTCTGCCTTGGTACAACAGCAGACACAGGACCCAAACTGGGGAGCATTCGCACAGAGGATTTTGGATCAGGGTGGGCCAACCCCTCGGAATGGAACCAAATCAGATCAGGCTCACCCTCCCATTCACCCCACAAAATACACCTCCAGCCTGCAG GGCAACGAGCAGAGGCTCTACGAATTCATCGTGCGCCACTTCTTGGCTTGCTGCTCTCAAGATGCCAAGGGACAGGAAACAACTGTGGAGATTGACATTGCTAACGAGCGATTCGTTGCCCAAGGATTAATGATCCTGGCCCGAAATTACCTGGAAGTCTATCCTTATGAGAAGTGGAGTGATAAG gTTATCCCACTGTATCAGAAAGGGTCTCGCTTTCAGCCCACTACAGTGGAGATGGTGGATGGGGAAACCAGCCCCCCCTTGCTGCTCACAGAAGCGGATCTCATTGCTCTCATGGAGAAACATGGCATTG GGACTGATGCCACTCATGCTGAGCACATCGAGACCATCAAGACTCGGATGTACGTGGGCCTCACAGCGGATCAGCGGTTCCTCCCAGGCCACCTGGGCATGGGGCTGGTTGAAG GCTACGATTCCATGGGCTACGAGATGTCCAAGCCTGACTTGCGAGCTGAGCTGGAGGCTGATCTGAAACTCATCTGTGAAGGGAAGAAGGACAAATCTGTAGTTTTGCAGCAGCAGGTCCAAAAGTACAAACAAGTCTTCATCGAAGCCGTGGCCAGAGCTAACAA GTTGGACCAAGCCCTGGCTCAGTATTTTGGAGAAGCCACAGAAATTGGAGATCAAGAGGAGGTCTACCCAGCAATGCCCCTTGCTGTTCGGAAGTGTCCACAGTGCAACAATGACATGGTCCTGAAGACCAGGAAGAACGGCGG GTTCTACCTCAGCTGCATGGGCTACCCAGCTTGTAAAACTGCAGTCTGGTTTCCTGATTTTGTGCTGGATGTGGCCAGGGATGAAAGCATCTGTGCTGTGTGTCAACCCCATCCCGTTCACAG ACTGAAGTTTAAATTCAAGAGAGGCAGTGTGCCACCTGTGATGCCCCTGGAGTTCGTTGGCTGCATTGGAGGCTGTGACGAGATGCTCAAAGAGCTCTTGGACCTGAAGTCCTTAACCCGACCATCCCAACCCTCACCatcagccagccagccagctcaCCACCTGCAGGTCAGCAACTCGTTTAACAGAGCCAGTGGTGCCAACAGGCGTGGGACAGGGACCACAAACCTGGTGCCAGGACATCTGAGCTCCACCAGAACCCCCCGGCCTGCTCCTGCAGCCGCTCCAGACAACGGGAACAATGCGGTGGTGTGCAACTGTGGGAATGAAGCACTGCTGTTAACTGTCCGCAAGGAAGGGCCCAACCAGGGCAGACAATTCTACAAATGCAGCTCCAGTACCTGCAACTTTTTCCTCTGGGCTGACCAGCAGCCAGAGGACAGAAGGAACGTGGCTCCCCAGGGCTCGGCACTGCCCCAGCCCTTTGGAGGACGGGGCCTGACGGGATTTCAGcgcccaggaggaggaggaggacgaggaggagggagaggccCAGAGCATTTTAGAAGCAACAGCTCGGATTCAGGAGGTGACACAGTTTGCAACTGTGACCAGCCTGCTGTCACCCGCACTGTCCAGAAGGAGGGGCCCAACAAAGGGAGGCAGTTCCACACCTGCTCCAAACCCCGCGAGCAGCAGTGTGGCTTCTTCCAGTGGGCAGATGAAAACCTGGAACCAG GGCCATCTGGGGATGTCTCTGTGGACccccctggcagggctggataCTCAAGAGAGTTGGGAAGTAAAGCCAAGAGAGCAACCAGTTTCTCCTCAGGAACCACTGCCAAGAAACCACGGACCTGTAGCATTTGCCACCAGCCTGGCCACACAAGGAAAAACTGCCCACAGAACCACTGA
- the SMCR8 gene encoding guanine nucleotide exchange protein SMCR8: MISAPDVVAFTREEELEDELYSQPPLPEEYSVPLFPFASPGANPWAKVASSKFTRDFILISEFSEQVGPQPLLTIPDDAKVSGTFDLNYFSLRIMSVDYQASFVGHPPGSAYPKLNFVEDSKVVLGDSKEGAFAYVHHLTLYDLEARGFVRPFCMAYISADEHKIMQQFQELSAEFSKASECLKTGNRKAFANELEKKLKDLDYTRTVLHNETEVQKKANDKGYYTTQAIEKANELASVEKLIIEHQDLLKQIRSYPYRKLKESDFHPYEPESALDQANASCDQDPTTSDLGEPGDTPLYAHLPSYTPKLIKAKSAKCFDKKLKTLEELCDIYFFTQTLDQLHQIERTFRGDVCYLLTDQISRALLKKQSVTNFLFEDVPFLDEKPPEKQYRGCQGLSQDAVDSKYLEESPAPKVVISLGSYKSSVESVPIKMEQEIEDSQEPKMSESVTFEQQENLDYLDADIKGSISSGESIEVLGTEKSTSGLTKSESQGSLPISPSPQAGRSKVGSRRTVSEDSIEVLSTCPSEALIPEDFKASYPSAINEESYADDEEGGLRFTPKLSPDNEQGDVSNQENLEQVDSACCIGKESPNFLEPLPALGQKLGEEEGVVRIPPQPYRQSEPGLRGGFPSHDGISGGLLPYELDSRYTTGGREVSKSSLDECSDSTSYISSAASTCSDRTPSPAHLARQASERHKKKAGQNALRFIRQYPFAHPAIFSLLSGRTLIVLGEEEAIVKKLVTALSIFVPNCGVDAKPVKHWVTSPLHIVDFQKWKLIGLQRMVSPAGVNVLPALSRYSRYVSILDADSKTLRCPLYKGTVVARLADHRTQIKRGSTYYMHVQSILTQLCSKAFLFTFCHHLHLPISEREPEESVVNRRMNFLKLQLGLANEDIKIVQYLAELLKLQYIQEPDQGVNSLLRFDYVPSSLYKI; encoded by the exons ATGATCAGCGCCCCTGACGTGGTGGCCTTCACcagagaggaggagctggaggatgaGCTTTACAGCCAGCCGCCCCTGCCCGAGGAGTACTCGGTGCCGCTCTTCCCCTTCGCCAGCCCCGGTGCCAACCCCTGGGCCAAGGTCGCCAGCTCCAAGTTCACCCGGGACTTCATCCTCATCTCCGAGTTCTCGGAGCAAGTGGGGCCTCAGCCCCTCCTGACCATCCCCGATGATGCCAAAGTGTCGGGCACTTTCgatcttaattatttttcccttcgGATCATGTCTGTGGATTACCAGGCGTCCTTCGTGGGGCaccctcctggctctgcctaCCCCAAGCTGAACTTTGTGGAGGATTCCAAAGTGGTGCTGGGGGACTCGAAGGAAGGGGCCTTTGCCTATGTCCACCACTTGACTCTCTACGACCTGGAAGCCAGGGGCTTCGTGAGGCCCTTCTGCATGGCCTACATCTCTGCTGATGAGCACAAAATCATGCAGCAGTTCCAGGAACTATCTGCTGAGTTTTCCAAAGCATCCGAATGCCTGAAGACAGGGAACAGGAAAGCTTTTGCTAATgaactggaaaagaaactgaaagatcTCGACTACACCAGGACTGTCCTGCACAATGAAACCGAGGTACAGAAGAAAGCCAATGACAAAGGGTATTACACAACCCAAGCCATCGAGAAGGCCAACGAGCTGGCCAGCGTGGAGAAGTTGATCATTGAGCACCAAGACCTTCTGAAACAAATCCGGTCGTATCCCTACAGGAAGCTGAAGGAATCTGACTTCCACCCCTATGAGCCAGAGTCAGCGCTGGATCAGGCCAATGCCAGCTGTGACCAGGACCCGACTACCTCCGATCTTGGTGAGCCTGGTGACACTCCCCTCTATGCCCACCTGCCATCCTACACCCCCAAGCTCATCAAAGCAAAATCTGCCAAATGCTTTGACAAGAAACTGAAGACGCTGGAGGAACTCTGCGATATCTATTTTTTCACCCAAACCCTTGACCAGTTGCACCAGATCGAGAGGACTTTCAGAGGTGATGTCTGCTACCTCCTGACAGACCAGATCAGCAGGGCACTCTTAAAGAAACAAAGTGTCACAAACTTCCTCTTTGAGGATGTCCCTTTTCTGGATGAAAAACCACCTGAAAAACAATACCGAGGCTGCCAGGGGCTCAGTCAAGATGCTGTGGATAGCAAGTATTTGGAAGAGTCTCCTGCTCCTAAAGTGGTCATCAGCCTGGGCTCCTACAAGTCCAGCGTGGAGAGCGTGCCCATCAAGATGGAGCAGGAAATCGAGGACTCCCAAGAACCCAAAATGTCCGAGTCTGTCACCTTTGAGCAGCAGGAGAACCTGGACTACCTTGACGCGGATATTAAAGGCAGCATCAGCAGCGGGGAGAGCATCGAGGTTCTGGGGACGGAGAAATCCACATCTGGCTTGACAAAATCAGAGAGCCAGGGCAGCCTGCCCatcagccccagcccccaggcGGGACGCAGCAAGGTGGGCAGCCGGCGGACGGTCAGCGAGGACAGCATCGAGGTGCTCAGCACCTGTCCCTCCGAGGCCCTCATCCCGGAAGATTTCAAAGCCAGCTACCCAAGTGCCATTAACGAGGAATCTTACGCGGATGACGAAGAGGGGGGCCTTCGTTTCACCCCCAAACTGAGCCCGGATAACGAGCAGGGTGATGTTTCAAACCAGGAAAACTTGGAGCAGGTCGACTCCGCCTGTTGTATCGGGAAGGAGAGTCCCAATTTCCTCGAgcctctgcctgctctgggcCAGAAGCTGGGTGAAGAGGAGGGGGTGGTGAGGATCCCCCCGCAGCCTTACCGGCAGTCTGAGCCGGGACTGCGGGGGGGTTTCCCCTCCCACGATGGCATCTCAGGGGGGCTCCTTCCCTACGAGCTCGACTCACGCTACACGACGGGTGGCCGGGAGGTCAGCAAGAGCAGCCTGGATGAGTGCTCAGACTCCACCAGCTACATCAGCAGCGCTGCCTCCACCTGCTCCGACCGCACCCCTTCTCCTGCTCACCTCGCCCGCCAGGCGAGCGAAAGGCACAAGAAGAAGGCCGGGCAGAACGCGCTGCGCTTCATCCGGCAGTACCCCTTCGCCCACCCCGCCATCTTCTCCCTGCTCAGTGGCAGGACCCTCATCGTGCTGGGGGAAGAGGAAGCCATAGTCAAGAAGCTGGTGACGGCGCTCTCCATCTTCGTGCCCAACTGCGGCGTTGACGCCAAGCCCGTGAAGCACTGGGTCACTTCCCCTCTGCACATCGTGGATTTCCAGAAGTGGAAGCTGATTGGGCTCCAAAG GATGGTGTCACCTGCCGGGGTGAACGTGCTGCCTGCCCTGAGCCGGTACAGCCGGTATGTCAGCATCCTGGATGCTGACAGCAAGACTCTCCGCTGCCCCCTATACAAAGGCACCGTGGTGGCCAGGCTGGCAGATCACCGCACGCAGATCAAACGAGGGAGCACCTACTATATGCACGTCCAGAGCATCCTCACCCAGCTGTGCTCAAAAGCCTTCCTCTTCACCTTCTGCCATCACTTGCACCTTCCCATCAGCGAAAGGGAACCGGAGGAATCCGTCGTGAACCGCAGGATGAACTTTCTGAAGCTTCAGCTGGGCCTTGCCAATGAAGATATCAAAATTGTCCAGTATTTAGCTgagctgctgaagctgcagTATATTCAGGAACCTGACCAGGGGGTGAACTCTCTGCTCAGATTTGACTACGTCCCCAGCTCTTTGTACAAAATTTAG